The following are from one region of the Tachysurus fulvidraco isolate hzauxx_2018 chromosome 24, HZAU_PFXX_2.0, whole genome shotgun sequence genome:
- the col8a2 gene encoding collagen alpha-2(VIII) chain isoform X1, with the protein MTLVSICVLLLMLGGNALCGGYAPMPQMKYMQPMMKGPVGPPFREGKGQYLEYPPAMEVKGEPGPQGKPGPRGPPGTPGLPGKPGIGKPGLNGQVGPQGPAGLPGIGKPGLPGLPGKVGPKGPPGKDGDKGLQGEPGPRGLSGQPGSPGPAGLSLNGKPGLPGVRGQPGSRGEPGPKGVRGLPGEQGVKGENGNGNPGLPGPRGLNGIQGPPGPPGNPGLGKPGLNGPPGPSGLKGDQGLPGDQGLPGKPGSIGPQGPPGISGLGKPGLDGVPGRPGQIGPKGEPGPRGANGFPGAPGYGKPGLAGQKGDRGLGGLPGPHGDKGEPGTGGLPGATGPTGQPGPSGVPGPMGLPGKHGLPGLKGDSGLQGPPGLPGIKGDQGPSGLAGKPGLPGDKGFPGPSGATGKPGPKGDAGHIGLPGNPGLIGPQGPKGENGLSGSPGSRGIAGIPGIPGPTGHMGPQGIPGLKGEQGPPGAPGNGKNGEEGKPGPQGPPGKPGPSGLNGPRGLPGPPGPPGPPGPSNGDTKVAVSGPDVGGETVPGQNGKPQYRIELSATAAPAFTAILTTPFPPSGMPIKFDRTLYNGLNAYNPTTGIFTSPMPGVYYFSYHVHVKGTSLWVALYRNNVPATYTYDEYKKGYMDQASGSAVLELKENDQVWVQMPSDQANGLYSTEYIHSSFSGFLLCPT; encoded by the exons ATGACACTGGTATCCATATGtgtgctgctgctgatgttGGGGGGTAATGCTCTATGTGGTGGCTATGCCCCTATGCCCCAGATGAAGTACATGCAGCCTATGATGAAGGGTCCAGTCGGCCCTCCTTTCAGAGAGGGGAAGGGTCAGTATCTTG AGTATCCACCTGCAATGGAAGTAAAAGGGGAGCCAGGCCCACAAGGGAAACCAGGACCAAGGGGACCACCCGGCACCCCAGGATTGCCTGGGAAACCTGGAATAGGAAAACCAGGTCTAAATGGTCAGGTAGGACCCCAGGGGCCAGCAGGGTTGCCAGGAATTGGAAAACCAGGCCTACCTGGTCTGCCAGGAAAAGTCGGGCCCAAAGGACCACCAGGCAAAGATGGTGACAAGGGACTTCAAGGTGAGCCTGGGCCACGTGGATTATCAGGGCAACCAGGATCACCTGGTCCTGCAGGTCTCTCATTAAATGGAAAACCTGGGCTTCCTGGCGTTCGGGGCCAACCAGGATCTAGGGGTGAACCAGGACCAAAAGGTGTTCGTGGTTTACCTGGTGAGCAAGGAGTCAAGGGGGAAAATGGCAATGGCAATCCAGGTTTACCAGGCCCCAGGGGACTTAATGGTATTCAGGGACCTCCTGGACCTCCAGGTAATCCAGGTTTGGGCAAGCCTGGGCTGAATGGGCCACCTGGTCCTTCTGGACTAAAAGGAGACCAGGGGCTTCCAGGAGACCAAGGTCTTCCGGGGAAACCAGGGTCTATAGGACCACAAGGGCCACCTGGAATAAGTGGATTGGGAAAACCCGGCTTGGATGGTGTACCTGGTAGACCTGGTCAAATTGGACCAAAAGGTGAACCAGGTCCAAGGGGTGCTAATGGGTTTCCTGGAGCTCCAGGTTATGGCAAACCTGGTCTTGCAGGACAGAAAGGAGACAGAGGTCTTGGTGGATTACCAGGACCTCATGGTGATAAAGGGGAACCTGGAACAGGAGGTTTACCAGGGGCTACAGGGCCAACTGGGCAGCCAGGACCTTCAGGTGTACCAGGTCCAATGGGTCTTCCAGGAAAACATGGCTTGCCTGGTCTGAAGGGAGACAGTGGTCTGCAAGGGCCTCCTGGCTTGCCTGGAATCAAAGGAGATCAGGGTCCCAGTGGGTTGGCAGGTAAACCTGGCCTCCCGGGGGATAAAGGGTTTCCTGGACCAAGTGGAGCCACTGGAAAACCGGGTCCAAAAGGTGATGCTGGGCACATTGGTTTGCCTGGTAATCCTGGACTGATTGGGCCTCAAGGTCCCAAAGGAGAAAATGGCCTTTCAGGGTCCCCAGGATCACGTGGTATAGCAGGAATTCCTGGGATACCAGGGCCCACAGGCCATATGGGACCACAGGGTATTCCAGGATTGAAAGGAGAGCAAGGCCCACCAGGAGCCCCAGGAAATGGTAAGAATGGGGAGGAGGGAAAACCAGGTCCACAGGGACCACCAGGAAAACCAGGACCTAGTGGACTAAATGGCCCCCGAGGCCTTCCAGGCCCACCTGGCCCACCCGGCCCACCTGGTCCTTCTAATGGAGATACCAAAGTGGCAGTGTCAGGGCCTGATGTTGGTGGAGAAACAGTACCAGGTCAAAATGGAAAACCACAATATAGAATCGAACTTTCTGCTACTGCAGCTCCTGCTTTCACTGCTATACTCACAACACCCTTTCCACCATCTGGTATGCCTATTAAATTTGACAGGACTCTTTACAATGGGCTGAATGCTTATAACCCAACCACTGGCATCTTCACCAGCCCAATGCCTGGAGTTTACTACTTTTCTTACCATGTTCATGTAAAGGGAACCAGCCTATGGGTGGCACTATACAGAAACAATGTGCCTGCCACATACACATATGATGAATACAAGAAGGGATATATGGACCAGGCATCAGGAAGTGCAGTCTTGGAGCTAAAAGAAAATGACCAGGTTTGGGTACAAATGCCATCTGACCAAGCAAATGGGCTCTACTCCACTgagtacattcattcatccttctCAGGCTTCCTACTGTGTCCAACATAA
- the col8a2 gene encoding collagen alpha-2(VIII) chain isoform X2 has product MTLVSICVLLLMLGGNALCGGYAPMPQMKYMQPMMKGPVGPPFREGKEYPPAMEVKGEPGPQGKPGPRGPPGTPGLPGKPGIGKPGLNGQVGPQGPAGLPGIGKPGLPGLPGKVGPKGPPGKDGDKGLQGEPGPRGLSGQPGSPGPAGLSLNGKPGLPGVRGQPGSRGEPGPKGVRGLPGEQGVKGENGNGNPGLPGPRGLNGIQGPPGPPGNPGLGKPGLNGPPGPSGLKGDQGLPGDQGLPGKPGSIGPQGPPGISGLGKPGLDGVPGRPGQIGPKGEPGPRGANGFPGAPGYGKPGLAGQKGDRGLGGLPGPHGDKGEPGTGGLPGATGPTGQPGPSGVPGPMGLPGKHGLPGLKGDSGLQGPPGLPGIKGDQGPSGLAGKPGLPGDKGFPGPSGATGKPGPKGDAGHIGLPGNPGLIGPQGPKGENGLSGSPGSRGIAGIPGIPGPTGHMGPQGIPGLKGEQGPPGAPGNGKNGEEGKPGPQGPPGKPGPSGLNGPRGLPGPPGPPGPPGPSNGDTKVAVSGPDVGGETVPGQNGKPQYRIELSATAAPAFTAILTTPFPPSGMPIKFDRTLYNGLNAYNPTTGIFTSPMPGVYYFSYHVHVKGTSLWVALYRNNVPATYTYDEYKKGYMDQASGSAVLELKENDQVWVQMPSDQANGLYSTEYIHSSFSGFLLCPT; this is encoded by the exons ATGACACTGGTATCCATATGtgtgctgctgctgatgttGGGGGGTAATGCTCTATGTGGTGGCTATGCCCCTATGCCCCAGATGAAGTACATGCAGCCTATGATGAAGGGTCCAGTCGGCCCTCCTTTCAGAGAGGGGAAGG AGTATCCACCTGCAATGGAAGTAAAAGGGGAGCCAGGCCCACAAGGGAAACCAGGACCAAGGGGACCACCCGGCACCCCAGGATTGCCTGGGAAACCTGGAATAGGAAAACCAGGTCTAAATGGTCAGGTAGGACCCCAGGGGCCAGCAGGGTTGCCAGGAATTGGAAAACCAGGCCTACCTGGTCTGCCAGGAAAAGTCGGGCCCAAAGGACCACCAGGCAAAGATGGTGACAAGGGACTTCAAGGTGAGCCTGGGCCACGTGGATTATCAGGGCAACCAGGATCACCTGGTCCTGCAGGTCTCTCATTAAATGGAAAACCTGGGCTTCCTGGCGTTCGGGGCCAACCAGGATCTAGGGGTGAACCAGGACCAAAAGGTGTTCGTGGTTTACCTGGTGAGCAAGGAGTCAAGGGGGAAAATGGCAATGGCAATCCAGGTTTACCAGGCCCCAGGGGACTTAATGGTATTCAGGGACCTCCTGGACCTCCAGGTAATCCAGGTTTGGGCAAGCCTGGGCTGAATGGGCCACCTGGTCCTTCTGGACTAAAAGGAGACCAGGGGCTTCCAGGAGACCAAGGTCTTCCGGGGAAACCAGGGTCTATAGGACCACAAGGGCCACCTGGAATAAGTGGATTGGGAAAACCCGGCTTGGATGGTGTACCTGGTAGACCTGGTCAAATTGGACCAAAAGGTGAACCAGGTCCAAGGGGTGCTAATGGGTTTCCTGGAGCTCCAGGTTATGGCAAACCTGGTCTTGCAGGACAGAAAGGAGACAGAGGTCTTGGTGGATTACCAGGACCTCATGGTGATAAAGGGGAACCTGGAACAGGAGGTTTACCAGGGGCTACAGGGCCAACTGGGCAGCCAGGACCTTCAGGTGTACCAGGTCCAATGGGTCTTCCAGGAAAACATGGCTTGCCTGGTCTGAAGGGAGACAGTGGTCTGCAAGGGCCTCCTGGCTTGCCTGGAATCAAAGGAGATCAGGGTCCCAGTGGGTTGGCAGGTAAACCTGGCCTCCCGGGGGATAAAGGGTTTCCTGGACCAAGTGGAGCCACTGGAAAACCGGGTCCAAAAGGTGATGCTGGGCACATTGGTTTGCCTGGTAATCCTGGACTGATTGGGCCTCAAGGTCCCAAAGGAGAAAATGGCCTTTCAGGGTCCCCAGGATCACGTGGTATAGCAGGAATTCCTGGGATACCAGGGCCCACAGGCCATATGGGACCACAGGGTATTCCAGGATTGAAAGGAGAGCAAGGCCCACCAGGAGCCCCAGGAAATGGTAAGAATGGGGAGGAGGGAAAACCAGGTCCACAGGGACCACCAGGAAAACCAGGACCTAGTGGACTAAATGGCCCCCGAGGCCTTCCAGGCCCACCTGGCCCACCCGGCCCACCTGGTCCTTCTAATGGAGATACCAAAGTGGCAGTGTCAGGGCCTGATGTTGGTGGAGAAACAGTACCAGGTCAAAATGGAAAACCACAATATAGAATCGAACTTTCTGCTACTGCAGCTCCTGCTTTCACTGCTATACTCACAACACCCTTTCCACCATCTGGTATGCCTATTAAATTTGACAGGACTCTTTACAATGGGCTGAATGCTTATAACCCAACCACTGGCATCTTCACCAGCCCAATGCCTGGAGTTTACTACTTTTCTTACCATGTTCATGTAAAGGGAACCAGCCTATGGGTGGCACTATACAGAAACAATGTGCCTGCCACATACACATATGATGAATACAAGAAGGGATATATGGACCAGGCATCAGGAAGTGCAGTCTTGGAGCTAAAAGAAAATGACCAGGTTTGGGTACAAATGCCATCTGACCAAGCAAATGGGCTCTACTCCACTgagtacattcattcatccttctCAGGCTTCCTACTGTGTCCAACATAA